The proteins below come from a single Cololabis saira isolate AMF1-May2022 chromosome 2, fColSai1.1, whole genome shotgun sequence genomic window:
- the cog8 gene encoding conserved oligomeric Golgi complex subunit 8 isoform X2, protein MKEAEEIGSSRRMNSLTLNRHTEILEILEIPQLMDTCVRNAYHEEALELAAYVKRLEKKHSSLPVIQGIVREVRQSTQLMLNQLLQQLRSNSQLPVCLRVIGYLRRMDVFTEAELRVKFLQARGSWLRSVLDAVPDDDPYFHITKTIEACRVHLFDVITQYRAIFSDEDPLAPPAGGGAAVNEGAIFHGWVVQRVADFLQTLARDLRRGVGGRLDSLLGQCMYFGLSFSRVGADFRGQLAPMFQRVAADAFARAVREAADRFQEDMNMYTLINMPAMLGGHAAAPPLQPGTLQPPMALLDFPPLACFLNNVLSAFNDLRLCCPLGLAQDVTRVLEDGLHTVTRQIVAFHRAEASAFTSREAELFLQFCCSYAEDLLPFLNRSLQLLFPPAQLALVLGVPASQLHKHGGLGVIHVAAVLQPLDFILPQKELPPEGDLELSGLAAELQLQEPRPDPEPEPEPESAQPTAGEPAGQKSEGEEDQKEE, encoded by the exons ATGAAGGAGGCGGAGGAGATCGGGTCGAGCCGGCGGATGAACAGTCTGACGCTGAACCGCCACACGGAGATCCTGGAGATCCTGGAGATCCCGCAGCTCATGGACACCTGCGTCCGCAACGCGTACCACGAGGAGGCCCTGGAGCTGGCGGCGTACGTCAAGAGGCTGGAGAAGAAGCACTCGTCCCTGCCCGTCATCCAG GGAATCGTGCGGGAGGTGCGCCAGTCGACGCAGCTGATGCTGaaccagctgctgcagcagctgcgcAGCAACTCCCAGCTGCCCGTGTGCCTGCGCGTCATCGGCTACCTGCGCCGCATGGACGTGTTCACAGAGGCGGAGCTGCGGGTCAAGTTCCTGCAGGCGCGCGGCTCCTGGCTGCGCTCCGTCCTGGACGCCGTCCCCGACGACGACCCCTACTTCCACATCACCAAGACCATCGAGGCGTGCCGGGTGCACCTGTTCGACGTCATCACGCAGTACCGCGCCATCTTCTCGGACGAGGACCCGCTGGCGCCGCCGGCCGGCGGGGGGGCGGCCGTCAACGAGGGCGCCATCTTCCACGGCTGGGTGGTGCAGCGGGTGGCCGACTTCCTGCAGACGCTGGCGCGGGACCTGCGGCGCGGCGTGGGCGGCCGGCTGGACTCGCTGCTGGGCCAGTGCATGTACTTCGGCCTGTCGTTCAGCCGGGTGGGGGCCGACTTCCGCGGCCAGCTGGCCCCCATGTTCCAGCGCGTGGCGGCCGACGCCTTCGCCCGGGCGGTGCGGGAGGCGGCCGACCGCTTCCAGGAGGACATGAACATGTACACGCTCATCAACATGCCGGCCATGCTGGGGGGGCACGCCGCGGCCCCCCCGCTGCAGCCCGGCACCCTGCAGCCGCCCATGGCCCTGCTGGACTTCCCGCCGCTGGCCTGCTTCCTCAACAACGTGCTGAGCGCCTTCAACGACCTGCGGCTCTGCTGCCCGCTGGGGCTGGCCCAGGACGTGACCCGGGTCCTGGAGGACGGCCTGCACACG GTGACCCGGCAGATCGTGGCGTTCCACCGCGCCGAGGCGTCGGCCTTCACCAGCCGGGAGGCCGAGCTCTTCCTGCAGTTCTGCTGCTCCTACGCCGAGGACCTGCTGCCGTTCCTGAACCGCAGCCTGCAGCTGCTGTTCCCGCCGGCGCAGCTGGCGCTGGTTCTGG GGGTTCCGGCCTCCCAGCTGCACAAGCACGGCGGGCTGGGCGTCATCCACGTGGCCGCCGTCCTGCAGCCACTGGACTTCATTCTCCCTCAGAAGGAGCTGCCGCCGGAGGGCGACCTGGAGCTCAGCGGCCTCGCAGCCGAGCTGCAGCTCCAGGAACCAAGGccagatccagaaccagaaccagaaccagagtccgCCCAGCCCACCGCTGGAGAACCGGCTGGACAGAAGTCTGAGGGAGAGGAAGATCAGAAGGAGGAGTGA
- the cog8 gene encoding conserved oligomeric Golgi complex subunit 8 isoform X1: MAAVDHTVDVEDESILASVFRDSLPDSWRERPDCVSYLSELSGLGLEQLRREPERLQEERAQVLQLTRQLAFSNYQTFIRTARCTQHVYRDFSRVEGAVVRLEGKLPRLGERCRSFMKEAEEIGSSRRMNSLTLNRHTEILEILEIPQLMDTCVRNAYHEEALELAAYVKRLEKKHSSLPVIQGIVREVRQSTQLMLNQLLQQLRSNSQLPVCLRVIGYLRRMDVFTEAELRVKFLQARGSWLRSVLDAVPDDDPYFHITKTIEACRVHLFDVITQYRAIFSDEDPLAPPAGGGAAVNEGAIFHGWVVQRVADFLQTLARDLRRGVGGRLDSLLGQCMYFGLSFSRVGADFRGQLAPMFQRVAADAFARAVREAADRFQEDMNMYTLINMPAMLGGHAAAPPLQPGTLQPPMALLDFPPLACFLNNVLSAFNDLRLCCPLGLAQDVTRVLEDGLHTVTRQIVAFHRAEASAFTSREAELFLQFCCSYAEDLLPFLNRSLQLLFPPAQLALVLGVPASQLHKHGGLGVIHVAAVLQPLDFILPQKELPPEGDLELSGLAAELQLQEPRPDPEPEPEPESAQPTAGEPAGQKSEGEEDQKEE, from the exons ATGGCGGCGGTGGACCATACGGTGGACGTGGAGGACGAGAGCATCCTGGCCTCCGTGTTCCGGGACAGCCTCCCGGACAGCTGGAGGGAGCGGCCGGACTGCGTGTCGTACCTGTCGGAGCTGAGCGGGCTGGGGCTGGAGCAGCTGCGGCGGGAGCCGGAGCGGCTGCAGGAGGAGCGGGCCCAGGTCCTGCAGCTGACCCGCCAGCTGGCCTTCTCCAACTACCAGACCTTCATCAGGACCGCCCGCTGCACCCAGCACGTGTACCGGGACTTCAGCCGGGTGGAGGGGGCCGTGGTCCGGCTGGAGGGCAAGCTGCCCCGCCTGGGGGAGAGATGCAG GAGCTTCATGAAGGAGGCGGAGGAGATCGGGTCGAGCCGGCGGATGAACAGTCTGACGCTGAACCGCCACACGGAGATCCTGGAGATCCTGGAGATCCCGCAGCTCATGGACACCTGCGTCCGCAACGCGTACCACGAGGAGGCCCTGGAGCTGGCGGCGTACGTCAAGAGGCTGGAGAAGAAGCACTCGTCCCTGCCCGTCATCCAG GGAATCGTGCGGGAGGTGCGCCAGTCGACGCAGCTGATGCTGaaccagctgctgcagcagctgcgcAGCAACTCCCAGCTGCCCGTGTGCCTGCGCGTCATCGGCTACCTGCGCCGCATGGACGTGTTCACAGAGGCGGAGCTGCGGGTCAAGTTCCTGCAGGCGCGCGGCTCCTGGCTGCGCTCCGTCCTGGACGCCGTCCCCGACGACGACCCCTACTTCCACATCACCAAGACCATCGAGGCGTGCCGGGTGCACCTGTTCGACGTCATCACGCAGTACCGCGCCATCTTCTCGGACGAGGACCCGCTGGCGCCGCCGGCCGGCGGGGGGGCGGCCGTCAACGAGGGCGCCATCTTCCACGGCTGGGTGGTGCAGCGGGTGGCCGACTTCCTGCAGACGCTGGCGCGGGACCTGCGGCGCGGCGTGGGCGGCCGGCTGGACTCGCTGCTGGGCCAGTGCATGTACTTCGGCCTGTCGTTCAGCCGGGTGGGGGCCGACTTCCGCGGCCAGCTGGCCCCCATGTTCCAGCGCGTGGCGGCCGACGCCTTCGCCCGGGCGGTGCGGGAGGCGGCCGACCGCTTCCAGGAGGACATGAACATGTACACGCTCATCAACATGCCGGCCATGCTGGGGGGGCACGCCGCGGCCCCCCCGCTGCAGCCCGGCACCCTGCAGCCGCCCATGGCCCTGCTGGACTTCCCGCCGCTGGCCTGCTTCCTCAACAACGTGCTGAGCGCCTTCAACGACCTGCGGCTCTGCTGCCCGCTGGGGCTGGCCCAGGACGTGACCCGGGTCCTGGAGGACGGCCTGCACACG GTGACCCGGCAGATCGTGGCGTTCCACCGCGCCGAGGCGTCGGCCTTCACCAGCCGGGAGGCCGAGCTCTTCCTGCAGTTCTGCTGCTCCTACGCCGAGGACCTGCTGCCGTTCCTGAACCGCAGCCTGCAGCTGCTGTTCCCGCCGGCGCAGCTGGCGCTGGTTCTGG GGGTTCCGGCCTCCCAGCTGCACAAGCACGGCGGGCTGGGCGTCATCCACGTGGCCGCCGTCCTGCAGCCACTGGACTTCATTCTCCCTCAGAAGGAGCTGCCGCCGGAGGGCGACCTGGAGCTCAGCGGCCTCGCAGCCGAGCTGCAGCTCCAGGAACCAAGGccagatccagaaccagaaccagaaccagagtccgCCCAGCCCACCGCTGGAGAACCGGCTGGACAGAAGTCTGAGGGAGAGGAAGATCAGAAGGAGGAGTGA